The candidate division WOR-3 bacterium genome has a window encoding:
- a CDS encoding glycosyltransferase — protein sequence MGFTEQPEVAAERRKPLVSVIVPAYNEVDNIEPLLTELAEKLDDSYEVIVVDDGSTDGTGTKAESLREKYPFLKTRRLNKNQGKTAALLAGFELAAGDYVSIFDADLQFTPDDIKSQVELLKKGYDLVTGRKVGHYEKRTVSAIYNWLARKLFGLKVHDINALKTFRREVLEALSLRKDWHRYIVPLAAQKGFSIVEIPVELRPRYAGKPKYSKPGRIVIGFLDLLAVGFQVTFMRKPLLYFGTLGLVSLLIGFLVGLIAIILRLLGHGFRPLLYLVILSVLAGLLLFAAGFLGEALAYINERIEHLEQVLRPNLDREKRHEK from the coding sequence ATGGGGTTTACAGAACAACCCGAAGTTGCCGCCGAACGGCGAAAACCGCTTGTCTCGGTGATTGTTCCGGCTTACAATGAGGTCGATAACATCGAACCCCTCCTGACCGAACTGGCAGAAAAACTGGACGACTCTTACGAGGTAATCGTGGTTGATGATGGTTCAACCGATGGCACCGGAACTAAAGCCGAGTCGCTGCGCGAAAAGTACCCGTTTCTTAAAACCCGGCGCCTTAATAAAAATCAGGGCAAGACCGCCGCGCTTCTTGCCGGATTTGAACTCGCCGCCGGCGATTATGTTTCAATCTTTGACGCCGACCTGCAATTTACACCTGACGACATAAAAAGTCAGGTTGAACTTCTAAAAAAGGGGTATGACCTTGTGACCGGGCGCAAAGTGGGCCATTACGAAAAGCGCACCGTCTCTGCCATCTACAACTGGCTTGCCCGGAAACTGTTCGGATTGAAGGTCCACGACATCAACGCTCTCAAGACCTTTCGCCGGGAAGTTCTCGAAGCCCTCTCGCTGCGCAAAGACTGGCATCGGTATATCGTTCCCCTGGCGGCGCAGAAAGGATTTTCCATTGTTGAAATCCCGGTTGAACTCCGGCCGCGCTATGCGGGAAAACCGAAATACTCAAAACCCGGCCGCATCGTCATCGGTTTTCTTGACCTGCTTGCGGTTGGATTCCAGGTCACATTTATGCGCAAACCGTTGCTTTACTTCGGTACCCTCGGCTTGGTGAGCCTTCTTATCGGTTTTCTCGTCGGTTTAATCGCCATCATCCTGCGCCTCCTCGGTCACGGTTTTCGCCCCCTGCTTTACCTCGTAATTCTCTCGGTCCTTGCCGGACTTTTACTCTTTGCCGCCGGTTTTTTGGGTGAAGCGCTCGCCTATATCAATGAACGGATTGAACACCTGGAGCAGGTGCTGCGCCCCAACTTGGACCGGGAAAAAAGGCATGAAAAGTGA
- a CDS encoding S8 family serine peptidase, with the protein MSKTIALSIFFVLSISVTTALPADHFRSGQIHRFSSEPGEEINFISFSNGFTIDTRYGEPSLPVDLRLEPAEARYFIVQFTGPIQQSWFSQLKNLGVKTIGYLPYYATIARLTPLQREQVAKLPFVRWTGVFQPAYKIQAELLNSTEPRDIAILVTPGELATPLEQLITLQGGTVVQTTESPFGTVIQARLSGWAIPLIARAPEAFWIQEWTEPSTANNHGQWVTQSGWRATAPPDTSTAARPVWRNGVRGQGVILSTTDTGLNLGHDMFRDPALPVTAPGIWPEHRKVVAYKKYGTADATEGQYHGSHVNGTVAGDDSITGGTSYYDGMSIKGRLYFVDLTNGTSFVLGTDLWTLWDTVYFGRGLPDSLRPIKQHSGSWGWSNSSGTYLLQDASTDAFIWAHKDFLNIMAAGNEYSTRRIRNPGIAKNVLTVGALQNGTASNTIASFSSRGPTQDGRLKPSIMAPGEGIYSATRTGTNTYQSMDGTSMATPMTSGAVGLIRCYLQEGFYPTGTPTPENRLSYISAALLRSMTIASADPNIGSYTPPDNNIGWGRIDVDSVLYFAGDNRKLLLKDDTIGIATGEYAEQQFLVEGQIPLRVALAWSDTAAAPNANPTLVNNLDLELISPTGTYYRGNKYSAGQSIANPTGWDSINTEECCRINAPDTGVWTIRVYGRNVATSTRQPFAWTITGALALRTTTHDAGVMAIITPNGDIDSGTVITPQALVKNYGTTDEDITVVFNISSIYTDTQTVTLAAGATETLDFTPWTAEAVGTHTATSFTTLVGDENPGNDTARFEFEILPGTGIQEEIAARNRVSLAPAEPNPFRNNVQLRFNLPVAGTVKLQIFSVTGELVANLLNTEKPAGTHTVIWNGNLKNGKGANYGVFYCRLTAGNTVLTRKLIKTR; encoded by the coding sequence GTGAGTAAAACAATCGCCCTCAGCATTTTTTTTGTGCTGAGCATCAGTGTAACTACCGCCTTGCCCGCAGACCATTTTCGTTCCGGGCAAATTCACCGCTTTTCATCCGAACCCGGTGAGGAAATTAATTTCATCTCCTTCAGCAACGGCTTTACCATTGACACCCGCTATGGCGAACCCAGCCTGCCGGTTGATTTGCGTCTTGAACCCGCTGAAGCCCGCTACTTCATCGTCCAGTTTACCGGACCGATTCAGCAATCCTGGTTTTCCCAACTTAAAAACCTCGGTGTAAAAACCATCGGCTATCTGCCCTATTACGCAACAATCGCCCGTTTGACCCCATTGCAACGGGAACAGGTCGCAAAACTGCCTTTTGTCCGCTGGACCGGCGTCTTTCAGCCCGCCTACAAAATTCAGGCCGAACTGCTGAACAGCACCGAACCAAGAGACATCGCGATTCTCGTAACACCCGGAGAACTGGCAACCCCGCTTGAACAACTTATCACCCTTCAGGGTGGAACCGTTGTCCAGACAACCGAAAGCCCGTTTGGCACCGTGATTCAGGCGCGGCTTTCAGGCTGGGCAATTCCCTTAATCGCCCGCGCGCCTGAGGCGTTCTGGATTCAGGAGTGGACCGAACCGAGCACCGCTAACAACCATGGCCAATGGGTCACCCAATCAGGCTGGCGCGCCACCGCACCACCCGACACCTCAACCGCGGCGCGTCCTGTGTGGCGCAATGGGGTACGGGGTCAGGGTGTCATTTTGTCAACCACCGACACCGGCTTGAACCTTGGCCACGATATGTTCCGCGACCCGGCACTACCTGTTACCGCGCCGGGCATCTGGCCCGAACATCGCAAGGTGGTCGCCTACAAAAAGTACGGCACCGCCGATGCAACCGAAGGTCAGTACCACGGCTCCCATGTCAACGGCACCGTTGCCGGTGACGACTCAATTACCGGTGGCACCAGTTACTACGACGGAATGTCAATCAAGGGACGCCTGTACTTTGTTGACCTGACCAACGGCACCAGTTTCGTTCTCGGCACCGACCTCTGGACATTATGGGACACGGTCTATTTTGGCCGGGGATTGCCGGATTCGCTCCGACCAATCAAACAGCACTCCGGCTCCTGGGGCTGGTCCAACTCCTCAGGCACCTATCTTCTTCAGGACGCCTCAACCGATGCCTTCATCTGGGCGCACAAAGACTTTTTGAACATTATGGCAGCAGGTAACGAGTACTCCACCCGGAGAATTCGCAATCCCGGCATTGCGAAAAATGTGTTGACCGTGGGCGCACTTCAGAACGGCACCGCCTCCAATACCATCGCCTCATTCTCCAGCCGGGGCCCAACTCAGGACGGCAGGCTCAAACCGAGCATTATGGCACCGGGCGAGGGAATTTACTCTGCAACCCGCACCGGCACCAACACCTACCAGTCAATGGACGGCACCTCAATGGCAACGCCGATGACCAGCGGCGCTGTCGGACTCATCCGCTGCTACCTCCAGGAAGGGTTTTATCCGACCGGCACCCCGACACCGGAAAACCGCCTCTCCTACATCTCCGCGGCGCTGCTCCGCTCAATGACCATCGCCTCCGCAGACCCGAACATCGGTTCCTACACGCCCCCGGACAACAACATCGGCTGGGGTAGAATCGATGTCGACTCGGTACTCTACTTTGCCGGCGACAACCGGAAACTTCTCTTAAAAGACGACACGATTGGCATCGCCACCGGTGAGTATGCCGAACAGCAGTTCCTGGTTGAAGGTCAAATCCCGTTAAGGGTTGCCCTTGCCTGGTCGGACACCGCCGCGGCGCCGAACGCCAACCCCACCCTTGTCAACAACCTGGACTTAGAACTGATTTCACCCACCGGCACCTATTACCGCGGCAACAAGTACAGCGCGGGCCAGTCAATCGCCAACCCCACGGGCTGGGACTCAATTAACACCGAAGAGTGTTGCCGAATCAACGCCCCGGACACCGGCGTGTGGACAATTCGGGTTTATGGCCGCAATGTCGCCACCAGCACCCGGCAGCCATTTGCCTGGACAATCACCGGTGCACTCGCCCTGCGCACGACAACCCACGATGCCGGCGTAATGGCAATCATCACCCCAAATGGTGACATCGACTCCGGCACCGTCATCACACCCCAGGCACTAGTCAAAAACTACGGGACAACCGACGAAGACATCACGGTGGTGTTCAACATCTCATCTATCTACACCGATACCCAGACCGTAACGCTTGCCGCCGGTGCCACAGAAACGCTTGACTTCACACCCTGGACCGCGGAAGCGGTCGGTACTCACACCGCAACATCCTTCACCACCCTTGTCGGCGACGAAAACCCGGGGAACGACACCGCCCGTTTTGAGTTTGAAATCCTGCCCGGTACCGGTATTCAAGAAGAGATTGCTGCCCGTAATCGGGTATCTCTTGCTCCAGCAGAACCTAACCCCTTCCGCAACAATGTCCAGCTCCGCTTCAACCTGCCTGTAGCCGGCACGGTAAAACTCCAGATTTTCTCGGTGACCGGCGAACTCGTCGCGAACCTCCTCAACACCGAAAAACCGGCTGGCACCCACACCGTCATCTGGAACGGTAATCTGAAAAACGGTAAAGGTGCCAACTACGGCGTCTTCTACTGCCGGCTCACCGCAGGCAACACCGTGCTCACCCGCAAACTCATCAAAACCCGATAA
- a CDS encoding flippase-like domain-containing protein: MKRAASTVLRLVISFGLLALLAFLFRNQLGACLLTIRQADLKFLLLAFLTYILFIWVSAWRWQILLNAQGLHFSAWFLARVFTLGLFFCKLLPTSIGGDVMRIAYTVKPGKGPEAFSATFLDRLIGFESLTFLAVLLALFIALRRSNALSLGKAGLTGPAVILLLLLILLFLLLITVVLFNDRCHNIARRIFSRLPFQLHRLTQTLDRAYDAVKRYRHQPGPLALSFILGIGVQATLSLAWFFCAGAVRATVPLGYYFVFIPLLNIVVNIPTIGGLGVREAAFLAFFTPDWLPGKMGAEQALATALIFLGLDLFFALLGGLLFALTPRPIKENNPAKEA; encoded by the coding sequence GTGAAACGCGCCGCCTCTACTGTACTCCGTCTTGTGATTTCATTTGGCTTACTTGCCCTGCTTGCATTCTTGTTCCGGAATCAACTGGGCGCCTGCCTGCTAACCATTCGCCAGGCCGACCTGAAATTCCTCCTTCTTGCCTTCCTCACCTACATCCTTTTCATCTGGGTCTCTGCCTGGCGCTGGCAGATTCTTCTCAATGCCCAGGGGCTTCACTTCTCCGCCTGGTTCCTCGCCCGGGTTTTTACTCTGGGCCTCTTCTTCTGCAAACTCCTTCCCACTTCCATCGGGGGTGATGTGATGCGCATTGCCTACACCGTAAAACCGGGAAAAGGACCCGAGGCTTTCTCCGCCACATTTCTTGACCGCCTCATCGGTTTTGAAAGTTTAACATTTCTTGCCGTTTTGCTGGCACTTTTTATCGCCCTGCGCCGCAGCAACGCATTGAGTCTGGGTAAAGCCGGTTTGACCGGACCCGCTGTCATCCTTTTACTACTTTTAATTCTGCTCTTTTTGCTTCTTATCACCGTGGTACTGTTTAACGACCGGTGCCATAATATTGCCCGCCGCATCTTCTCCCGTCTCCCATTTCAACTGCACCGTCTTACTCAGACCCTTGACCGGGCTTACGATGCGGTAAAAAGGTATCGCCACCAACCCGGACCACTGGCATTGAGTTTCATCTTGGGGATTGGGGTGCAGGCAACACTGTCGCTTGCCTGGTTTTTTTGTGCCGGTGCCGTACGGGCAACCGTTCCCTTGGGTTATTACTTTGTATTTATCCCCCTTTTGAACATTGTCGTCAACATCCCGACGATTGGCGGGCTTGGAGTCCGGGAAGCGGCGTTTCTTGCCTTTTTTACACCGGACTGGCTTCCGGGCAAGATGGGTGCTGAGCAGGCGCTTGCCACCGCTCTGATTTTTCTTGGACTGGACCTCTTCTTTGCCCTGCTTGGCGGACTTTTGTTTGCCTTAACTCCCCGCCCGATTAAAGAAAACAACCCCGCAAAGGAGGCGTGA
- the hisC gene encoding histidinol-phosphate transaminase, with translation MFLPQPRPNIEKVSPYKPGKPVEQVVRELGLKGPVIKLASNENPLGPSPKALAALRKHLNQLHFYPEDTCFYLRKELAERFKVDYDSTIVGNGSVDLIYMACLTYLDPGDELIMSAGGFIAPRVATRVMNAQLIEVPTSEYRHDLNRMLASITPRTKIIYLDNPINPLGTIVTKKELDAFMEEVPERVLVILDEAYAEYITSRDYPKGLDYYNKNKNILILRTFSKIHGLAGMRIGYGFAKPEIVQSLMKVRLPFNVSRAAQAAALAALNDTKHIQRSRRVNEVGKNLLYKELKQLKLFYLESYGNFVFINFAVDSQLVFEALQRRGVITRTLKEYNFPNALRVSIGREAENRRFIKTLKEVLEIIRSATSNA, from the coding sequence ATGTTTTTACCACAGCCAAGACCGAATATTGAAAAGGTTTCACCTTACAAACCGGGCAAACCGGTTGAACAGGTCGTCCGGGAACTGGGTCTAAAAGGGCCGGTGATAAAACTTGCCTCCAATGAAAACCCCCTCGGCCCTTCTCCTAAGGCGCTCGCTGCACTACGCAAACACCTCAACCAGCTCCACTTCTACCCGGAAGACACCTGCTTTTACCTGCGCAAAGAGCTTGCCGAACGGTTTAAGGTTGACTACGACTCAACAATTGTCGGCAACGGCTCGGTCGACTTAATCTATATGGCGTGCCTCACCTATCTTGACCCGGGCGACGAACTGATTATGAGTGCCGGTGGCTTCATTGCCCCCCGCGTTGCTACCCGGGTGATGAACGCCCAGCTGATTGAAGTGCCGACCAGTGAATACCGCCACGACCTCAACCGGATGCTTGCCTCAATCACGCCCCGGACAAAAATCATCTACCTGGACAATCCGATAAATCCCCTGGGCACAATTGTCACTAAAAAGGAACTGGACGCATTTATGGAGGAGGTGCCGGAGCGGGTACTTGTTATCCTTGACGAGGCCTATGCCGAGTACATCACCTCCCGCGATTACCCAAAGGGGCTCGACTACTACAACAAAAATAAAAATATCCTCATCCTCCGCACCTTCTCTAAAATCCACGGCTTGGCGGGCATGCGGATTGGCTACGGGTTTGCCAAGCCGGAAATCGTGCAGAGTTTGATGAAGGTACGACTGCCTTTCAATGTCAGCCGCGCCGCCCAAGCGGCAGCACTCGCCGCCCTGAACGACACGAAGCACATTCAGCGCAGCCGCCGCGTCAACGAAGTTGGTAAAAATCTCTTATACAAAGAACTCAAACAGCTCAAACTGTTCTATCTGGAAAGTTATGGCAACTTTGTCTTTATCAACTTTGCGGTTGACTCCCAGCTCGTCTTTGAAGCGCTCCAGCGCCGCGGGGTCATCACCCGCACCCTGAAAGAGTACAACTTTCCCAACGCCCTGCGCGTCTCAATTGGCCGGGAGGCGGAAAACCGGCGCTTTATCAAGACGCTTAAGGAGGTCCTCGAAATCATCCGCTCCGCAACGAGCAACGCCTGA
- a CDS encoding T9SS type A sorting domain-containing protein, translating to MSQTNWSFVVSRSTNGGSNWTRYNLSGSSTGFCYTLACAPSQTEIVYAAGEVAGLGAVYRSTNNGVNWTRTSQAPIETVFSLAVHPRNPNLIYAATNGGVYRSTDAGTNWTNLISRRGMRALKIFPNAADTIVAAGDYGVLLSTDAGTRWQEMNEGLECLRITSLEFVYAPELSLFAGTNGGAGYRWAFPSGAGEVARSHTPSLRISPNPATRRIVFQTDEPAADLALYDALGRKVWHGPGARTMTIDVSRLPSGVYHLEAQTAQGRWLSRFIVAR from the coding sequence GTGAGCCAGACCAACTGGTCTTTTGTTGTCTCCCGCTCTACCAACGGTGGTAGCAACTGGACCCGATACAACCTTTCGGGCTCAAGCACCGGTTTCTGTTATACGCTCGCCTGCGCCCCATCTCAGACCGAAATCGTCTATGCCGCAGGCGAGGTTGCGGGCCTGGGTGCGGTTTACCGCTCGACAAACAACGGAGTTAACTGGACTCGGACAAGCCAGGCACCAATTGAAACCGTTTTCAGTCTTGCTGTCCATCCCCGAAATCCCAATCTTATCTACGCCGCCACCAACGGCGGTGTCTACCGGTCAACAGACGCTGGAACAAACTGGACCAATCTCATTTCCCGGCGCGGCATGCGGGCGCTAAAAATCTTCCCGAACGCAGCCGACACCATCGTTGCCGCCGGTGATTACGGGGTGCTGCTTTCCACCGATGCCGGAACCCGCTGGCAGGAGATGAACGAAGGGCTGGAATGTCTGCGGATAACCAGCCTTGAGTTTGTCTATGCCCCGGAACTCAGCCTTTTCGCCGGAACCAATGGCGGTGCTGGCTATCGCTGGGCTTTTCCTTCTGGCGCGGGCGAAGTTGCTCGCTCTCATACCCCTTCGCTGCGAATTTCGCCCAATCCAGCAACCCGTCGCATCGTCTTCCAGACCGACGAACCAGCGGCAGACCTCGCTCTCTACGATGCGCTGGGCAGAAAGGTGTGGCATGGTCCTGGCGCTCGAACAATGACAATTGATGTCAGTCGCCTGCCCAGCGGTGTGTACCACCTTGAAGCCCAGACCGCTCAGGGAAGATGGCTCAGCCGGTTTATTGTTGCCCGCTGA
- the rfbB gene encoding dTDP-glucose 4,6-dehydratase, whose protein sequence is MKILITGGCGFIGSNLIYYLLNSHPDWHIINLDNLSYAAQGKNLAPLEKNPRYRLIVGAIEDQKTVLAALNGCDAIIHLAAQTHVDRSIVNPLPFVHTNTLGTQVLLDAARQASIPRFVHISTDEVYGALPEHAPPFTEQHPLAPRSPYAASKAAADLLILASYETFNMPVIIIRPSNNYGPYQFPEKFIPLAITNLLEGKKVPVYGTGQNIRDWIFVEDTCRAIETVLLKGTTGEVYNAGGACEKRNIELIQAILNLLGKDNEWIDFVPDRPAHDFRYALDNSKINQLGWRPTVDFTTGIERTVRWYQEHPEWWQPLKRHLQRGVQGFWT, encoded by the coding sequence ATGAAAATCCTCATCACCGGCGGCTGTGGTTTCATCGGCTCAAACCTGATTTATTACCTGTTGAACAGCCATCCGGACTGGCACATCATCAACCTCGACAACCTCTCCTATGCCGCTCAGGGTAAAAACCTTGCCCCGCTGGAGAAAAACCCCCGCTATCGCTTGATTGTCGGCGCAATTGAAGACCAAAAGACGGTGCTCGCCGCATTAAACGGCTGTGATGCGATAATCCATCTTGCTGCCCAAACCCATGTTGACCGCTCAATTGTCAACCCGTTGCCATTCGTCCACACCAATACGCTCGGCACCCAGGTGCTCCTTGATGCCGCGCGCCAGGCAAGCATTCCACGGTTTGTCCACATCTCAACCGATGAGGTTTATGGCGCTTTACCCGAACACGCCCCGCCCTTCACCGAACAGCACCCGCTCGCACCCCGTTCCCCTTACGCCGCCTCCAAAGCGGCTGCTGACCTCCTAATCCTCGCATCTTATGAAACCTTCAATATGCCGGTAATTATTATTCGGCCCTCAAACAACTACGGACCCTACCAGTTCCCGGAGAAGTTTATCCCTTTGGCAATTACCAACCTCCTTGAAGGTAAAAAGGTCCCGGTTTACGGCACCGGGCAGAACATCCGCGACTGGATATTTGTTGAAGACACCTGCCGGGCAATTGAAACGGTCCTGCTCAAAGGCACAACGGGCGAAGTTTACAACGCCGGCGGCGCCTGCGAAAAGCGCAACATCGAACTAATCCAGGCGATTCTCAACCTGTTGGGCAAAGACAACGAGTGGATTGATTTTGTGCCCGACCGGCCCGCCCATGACTTCCGTTACGCCCTTGACAACAGTAAAATCAACCAACTTGGCTGGCGCCCGACCGTGGACTTCACCACCGGCATTGAACGCACCGTCCGCTGGTATCAGGAACACCCCGAATGGTGGCAACCGTTAAAACGGCATCTGCAACGCGGGGTGCAGGGCTTCTGGACTTAA
- a CDS encoding DUF502 domain-containing protein, which yields MLNRLRRYFLTGLVTVLPVGLTIFVLWFIVSSLGKILRPLLLYPHWFEKLPAAVITIISFVLLILAITLIGALTSGIVGRQLVHLVDRFFQRLPLARSVYTSARQLTDAVFIQRSSLRKTVIVEYPRRGMFAVGFLTSEEPLLLADNRRAYLVFFPTTPNPTSGWLALVPEADITETTLSIEEGLKFIISGGLARASRAPFFSPKPPEHLG from the coding sequence GTGCTCAACCGGCTCCGCCGTTACTTTCTCACCGGTCTGGTTACCGTTCTCCCTGTTGGCTTGACAATTTTTGTCCTCTGGTTTATCGTCTCCAGCCTGGGGAAAATTTTGCGGCCGCTCCTCCTCTACCCCCACTGGTTTGAGAAACTGCCGGCGGCGGTTATCACCATCATCAGTTTTGTATTATTGATTCTCGCCATCACCCTTATCGGGGCTTTAACCTCCGGCATCGTTGGCCGGCAGTTGGTCCATTTGGTCGACCGTTTTTTCCAGCGCCTACCCCTTGCCCGTTCTGTTTACACATCCGCCCGTCAGCTCACCGATGCCGTCTTCATCCAGCGCAGTTCCCTGCGGAAAACGGTTATTGTCGAGTATCCCCGCCGCGGAATGTTCGCCGTGGGTTTTCTCACCAGTGAAGAGCCCCTGCTCCTTGCTGATAACCGGCGCGCCTACCTCGTCTTTTTCCCGACGACACCGAATCCAACCAGCGGCTGGCTTGCCTTGGTACCCGAAGCGGACATTACCGAAACCACACTGAGTATTGAAGAAGGTTTGAAGTTTATTATCTCCGGCGGGTTAGCGCGCGCTTCCCGCGCCCCCTTCTTCAGCCCGAAACCGCCGGAACATCTCGGCTAA
- a CDS encoding M28 family peptidase, with protein sequence MKRTVLILGVALCALFAEEYLAIVPGVAPEQLAEKFRVVGQTDNGVLIVGKKEQITAYGGRVLDFDPFDKLYYRVRLVNWTAREELGKWARILDFDGAEFLVAVEPDRVEQLMKLPAMLGRVDLQGWVFNKSEWKAPPVFSNPLVEQIISQVSADSVLSYVRRLQRYRTRYSTSDSCRAAAEWIRQKFIAYGCDTVLMQYHTSGHAPNVIGIKYGVRGQRNPYAVVCGHFDSYAPSNAPGADDNASGTAAVIEAARVTQGFSFQNDLRFIAFSGEEFGLYGSTYYANQARAQGDSILGVLNFDMIGYVDAAPENLDVLGKIANPACEPFVDWFTAVADTYTGLPIYKQMVNDNQNSDHGPFWTKGYVAFCGIEDFWPANPYYHSAGDSIGAGYNNNEFCTQVTKTGVAGLALLGEPVPSNKPLLDLLRYWVDDGAGNNNGFWDPGESVGVYVTLKNFGVVDAHAVSARLSTADSFVTLFVDSLFLGDIPASESVIGSEPYTMVATVNTPREHPVQFELVITAQETSYQRRFVIPVGRYLITDPIPDNSQPPIYWAYDDIDTAWIQHPVYQWVEVNTIGTRLTFPHNDSVKVIKIPEGFGAFRFYGRVYDSLSISADGWLCPGFYRQPHYTNQPLPGSGTPPGVICVNWDDLYPGYNNAGFVYYHYDSLNHRLVIEYDSVFYYEPRTVRDKFQVLIYDSTVRTPTGDNVIVFQYKTANYTTSSTIGIQDPTRTIAIQVLYNGNYHHGAAPIVPGRAIKFTTVEATGLEESRLPMPVNGLFGPQVVMPNPARGVVQIRLTPAGSQDAEILIYDRSGRAVSRLKTSQGCGVWDTRSIPNGIYFLKVKGAKEVKKAVLIN encoded by the coding sequence GTGAAAAGGACGGTTTTGATTTTAGGTGTAGCGTTATGTGCCCTGTTTGCCGAAGAGTATCTGGCGATTGTTCCCGGGGTTGCGCCTGAGCAACTGGCAGAAAAATTTCGTGTTGTGGGGCAGACTGACAATGGCGTGCTGATTGTTGGTAAAAAAGAGCAGATTACAGCGTACGGCGGCAGGGTGCTGGATTTTGACCCCTTTGACAAGTTGTACTACCGGGTGCGGCTTGTTAACTGGACGGCAAGGGAGGAGCTGGGGAAATGGGCGCGGATTCTCGACTTTGACGGCGCGGAGTTTTTGGTCGCGGTCGAGCCGGACAGGGTTGAGCAATTGATGAAGTTGCCGGCGATGTTAGGTCGTGTGGACCTGCAAGGCTGGGTTTTTAATAAATCGGAATGGAAGGCGCCCCCAGTTTTTTCCAATCCTTTGGTGGAACAGATAATCTCCCAAGTGTCAGCCGATTCGGTTCTTTCTTATGTCCGGCGGTTACAGCGCTACCGGACCCGCTACTCAACATCCGACTCCTGCCGGGCAGCGGCAGAATGGATAAGGCAGAAGTTCATCGCCTATGGCTGTGACACGGTGCTGATGCAATACCACACCTCGGGTCATGCGCCGAATGTAATCGGGATTAAGTACGGGGTGCGCGGTCAGCGCAACCCTTATGCGGTGGTCTGCGGCCATTTTGACTCTTATGCACCAAGCAATGCACCAGGTGCGGACGACAACGCCTCAGGCACCGCGGCGGTTATTGAGGCGGCACGGGTTACTCAGGGGTTTTCTTTTCAAAACGACCTGCGGTTTATCGCCTTTTCCGGTGAGGAGTTCGGGCTTTACGGCAGTACATACTATGCGAATCAGGCACGAGCCCAGGGGGACTCAATCCTCGGGGTTCTGAACTTTGATATGATTGGTTATGTGGATGCGGCACCCGAGAACCTTGATGTGCTGGGGAAGATAGCGAATCCTGCCTGTGAGCCTTTTGTTGACTGGTTCACCGCAGTGGCGGACACCTACACCGGGCTACCGATTTACAAGCAGATGGTGAACGACAACCAGAATTCAGACCACGGGCCATTCTGGACCAAGGGGTATGTCGCATTCTGCGGTATTGAGGACTTCTGGCCGGCAAATCCATATTATCACTCAGCGGGCGACTCAATCGGTGCCGGTTATAACAACAATGAGTTCTGCACCCAGGTGACAAAAACCGGTGTTGCGGGATTGGCGCTTCTGGGTGAGCCGGTGCCGTCGAACAAGCCACTGCTGGACTTGCTGCGCTATTGGGTAGATGACGGTGCGGGCAACAACAACGGGTTCTGGGACCCAGGAGAGAGTGTCGGCGTGTATGTGACTTTGAAAAACTTCGGGGTCGTTGATGCCCATGCGGTAAGTGCCCGGCTCAGCACTGCGGACAGTTTTGTCACCCTGTTTGTGGACAGCCTGTTTTTGGGCGATATCCCGGCAAGTGAATCTGTTATCGGGAGCGAACCTTACACAATGGTCGCAACGGTTAATACCCCGCGCGAGCATCCGGTTCAGTTTGAACTGGTTATCACGGCACAGGAGACCAGCTATCAGAGACGGTTTGTCATACCGGTCGGGCGCTATCTCATCACCGACCCGATTCCAGACAACAGCCAGCCACCAATCTACTGGGCGTATGATGACATTGACACCGCCTGGATTCAACATCCGGTTTACCAATGGGTGGAGGTCAACACCATCGGAACGCGGTTGACTTTTCCCCACAACGACAGCGTAAAGGTGATTAAGATTCCCGAAGGTTTTGGCGCTTTCCGTTTTTATGGCCGGGTTTACGACTCGCTTTCCATTTCGGCTGATGGCTGGCTCTGCCCGGGCTTCTACCGCCAGCCGCACTACACCAATCAACCGTTACCCGGTTCCGGGACACCACCCGGGGTAATCTGTGTCAACTGGGACGACCTGTATCCGGGCTACAACAACGCCGGTTTTGTCTATTACCACTACGACTCTTTGAACCACCGGCTGGTGATTGAATACGACAGCGTCTTTTACTACGAGCCCCGCACCGTGCGTGATAAGTTTCAGGTGTTAATCTACGACTCTACGGTGCGGACACCAACCGGCGACAATGTGATTGTGTTTCAGTACAAAACCGCAAATTATACGACCAGTTCTACAATCGGGATTCAGGACCCGACCCGCACGATTGCGATTCAGGTGCTTTACAACGGTAACTACCATCACGGCGCGGCGCCGATTGTGCCGGGCAGGGCGATAAAGTTTACGACAGTAGAGGCGACCGGATTAGAAGAAAGCAGGTTGCCGATGCCGGTCAACGGGCTTTTTGGACCGCAGGTTGTTATGCCCAATCCGGCGCGGGGTGTGGTACAAATCCGGTTGACTCCTGCTGGTAGTCAAGATGCGGAAATTCTAATTTACGACCGTTCCGGAAGAGCGGTTTCCCGGCTAAAAACTTCCCAGGGATGCGGTGTCTGGGATACGCGGTCAATTCCCAACGGGATATACTTCCTCAAAGTAAAAGGGGCAAAGGAAGTCAAAAAGGCGGTTTTGATTAACTGA